In Corynebacterium guangdongense, one DNA window encodes the following:
- the pstC gene encoding phosphate ABC transporter permease subunit PstC: MANNPRDPESRADEPELMAKSTTTLGAVSEGAVPGGTVPAERASKSSGVKRPGDRIFELLATTSAVLITVLIAAIGLYLLLNAIPALSRNDGGLLGFFTYGERWDTSPDDGMQFGIPNIFGATVFISLVALIIAMPVALGIAIFLSNYAPKKAVKPLGFLVDMLAAVPSIVYGLWGWQVLGPALSNFYQWCHDVFGDWLFLFAWDGAPAFATGRNIFTGGIVLAVMILPVIAATAREVFVQTPPGQIEAALALGATRWEVVRMTVLPFGMSGYISGSMLGLGRALGETMALYMVVSGATNFRWSLLDGGTTFATAIANAAPEFNNPISAGAYIAAGLVLFLLTFVVNTIARSMVK; the protein is encoded by the coding sequence ATGGCTAACAACCCGAGGGATCCCGAATCGCGTGCGGATGAGCCCGAACTGATGGCCAAATCGACCACCACCCTCGGTGCCGTGTCCGAAGGCGCGGTGCCGGGCGGCACCGTCCCTGCGGAGCGCGCAAGCAAGAGCTCCGGCGTCAAGCGTCCCGGTGACCGAATCTTCGAGCTGCTGGCGACGACGTCGGCCGTCCTCATCACCGTCCTGATCGCCGCGATCGGCCTCTACCTGCTGCTTAACGCGATTCCCGCGCTGAGCCGAAACGACGGCGGCCTCCTGGGCTTCTTCACCTACGGCGAGCGCTGGGACACCAGTCCGGACGACGGCATGCAGTTCGGCATCCCGAACATCTTCGGCGCCACCGTCTTCATCTCGCTGGTCGCCCTCATCATCGCCATGCCGGTCGCGCTCGGCATCGCCATCTTCCTGTCCAACTACGCGCCGAAGAAGGCAGTCAAGCCGCTGGGGTTCCTGGTGGACATGCTGGCCGCCGTGCCCTCCATCGTCTACGGCCTGTGGGGCTGGCAGGTGCTGGGCCCGGCACTGTCCAACTTCTACCAGTGGTGTCACGACGTCTTCGGTGACTGGCTGTTCCTCTTCGCGTGGGACGGCGCGCCGGCGTTCGCGACCGGACGCAACATCTTCACCGGTGGCATCGTCCTGGCCGTGATGATTCTCCCGGTCATCGCCGCCACCGCCCGTGAGGTCTTCGTCCAGACGCCCCCGGGCCAGATTGAGGCCGCGCTCGCTTTGGGCGCCACCCGCTGGGAAGTCGTCCGGATGACCGTCCTGCCGTTCGGCATGTCGGGCTACATCTCCGGCTCCATGCTCGGTCTCGGTCGTGCACTGGGCGAGACCATGGCGTTGTACATGGTCGTCTCCGGCGCCACCAATTTCCGTTGGTCCCTGCTCGACGGCGGCACCACCTTCGCTACGGCGATCGCCAACGCCGCGCCTGAGTTCAACAACCCGATTTCCGCGGGTGCCTACATCGCCGCCGGCCTGGTGCTGTTCCTGCTGACCTTCGTGGTCAACACGATCGCCCGCTCGATGGTCAAGTAA
- the pstS gene encoding phosphate ABC transporter substrate-binding protein PstS produces MIRNFKRSAAVLGVVAAGSVALVACSDSSDSADTSAESSAAESGSDSAAASEGLSGQSGELVGEGASSQQNAMEVFGTVYAENVDGASLAYNPTGSGSGRTNFIAGQVDFAGSDSPLAEDQIEPAKERCEGNDAWHLPFVVGPVAVAYNLEGLEGVALDIPTVAAIFKGEITNWNDPAIAATNEGVELPDQDITVIARSDESGTSGNFQKFLQAAVPDQWDTEGEQFPIPANGESANGSNGVATQVANIPGAITYVEAGFATQNNLGVAALDFGSGATELNNETVGSALDALEFSTEGHNMVVDSEALFQQTQEGAYPLILTTYEIVCSAGYDEETQNLVKDFLTVSLDNQDAIGEIGFIPIAKDSTHGQRLADAIAAIGEGA; encoded by the coding sequence GTGATTCGTAACTTCAAGCGTTCCGCCGCTGTCCTTGGTGTCGTTGCCGCTGGCTCCGTCGCCCTGGTCGCCTGCTCCGACTCCTCCGATTCCGCCGACACCTCCGCAGAGTCCTCCGCAGCCGAGTCCGGCTCCGACTCCGCGGCCGCCTCCGAGGGTCTGTCCGGCCAGTCCGGCGAGCTCGTCGGCGAGGGCGCCTCCTCCCAGCAGAACGCCATGGAGGTCTTCGGCACGGTCTACGCCGAGAACGTCGACGGTGCTTCCCTGGCCTACAACCCGACCGGTTCGGGCTCCGGCCGCACCAACTTCATCGCCGGTCAGGTCGACTTCGCCGGTTCCGACTCCCCGCTGGCGGAAGACCAGATTGAGCCGGCCAAGGAGCGTTGCGAGGGCAACGACGCCTGGCACCTGCCGTTCGTCGTCGGCCCGGTCGCCGTCGCCTACAACCTGGAGGGCCTGGAGGGCGTCGCCCTCGACATCCCCACCGTCGCCGCCATCTTCAAGGGCGAAATCACCAACTGGAACGACCCGGCCATCGCCGCCACCAACGAGGGCGTCGAGCTCCCGGATCAGGACATCACCGTCATCGCTCGTTCCGACGAGTCCGGCACCTCCGGCAACTTCCAGAAGTTCCTGCAGGCCGCTGTCCCGGATCAGTGGGACACCGAGGGCGAGCAGTTCCCGATCCCGGCCAACGGTGAGTCCGCCAACGGCTCCAACGGCGTCGCCACCCAGGTCGCCAACATCCCGGGCGCCATCACCTACGTCGAGGCCGGTTTCGCCACCCAGAACAACCTGGGCGTCGCCGCTCTGGACTTCGGTTCCGGCGCAACCGAGCTCAACAACGAGACCGTCGGTTCCGCACTGGACGCGCTCGAGTTCTCCACCGAGGGCCACAACATGGTCGTCGACTCCGAGGCGCTGTTCCAGCAGACCCAGGAGGGCGCTTACCCGCTCATCCTCACCACCTATGAGATCGTCTGCTCCGCAGGCTACGATGAGGAGACCCAGAACCTGGTCAAGGATTTCCTGACCGTCTCCCTGGACAACCAGGACGCCATCGGTGAGATCGGCTTCATCCCGATCGCCAAGGATTCCACCCACGGCCAGCGTCTGGCAGACGCCATCGCCGCCATCGGTGAGGGTGCGTAA
- the mshD gene encoding mycothiol synthase: MTLIWTRLPDDSDRLPGVRELLDAVSEADGIDALSEQFVLGLADARLGHQHLIGEDSAGRLVAVAAIADDEVELAVHPQQRRLGYGAQMLRSLADRVDGLKVWAHGNLPGARAIAGAENLQVVRRLLVLEIAGDSLDAAAGVDLPAGVSALNLSDSIERWGEERVLDAWLAANNEAFAWHPEQGGWDRDRLRRGMDVEWFDPADVWLLWDVPAGADAPATMPGLAGFHWTKWHDGATAEVYVVGLADGYRGRGLGGPAVSMGLRHLREGGARRVILYVEDDNATAVERYRADGFTLAEEHVVYSAS; the protein is encoded by the coding sequence CTGACCCTGATCTGGACCCGACTCCCCGACGATTCCGACCGACTGCCCGGCGTGCGGGAGCTTCTCGACGCAGTCTCCGAGGCAGACGGCATCGACGCCCTGTCGGAGCAGTTCGTCCTGGGGCTCGCCGACGCCCGGTTGGGGCACCAGCACCTGATCGGGGAGGACTCCGCCGGTCGCCTGGTGGCCGTGGCCGCCATCGCCGACGACGAGGTCGAGTTGGCGGTCCATCCCCAGCAGCGCAGGCTCGGTTACGGCGCCCAGATGTTGCGCTCGCTCGCGGACAGGGTGGACGGGCTCAAGGTGTGGGCGCACGGTAACCTGCCCGGCGCGCGGGCCATCGCGGGGGCGGAGAACCTGCAGGTCGTTCGCCGGCTGCTCGTCCTGGAAATTGCCGGGGACAGCCTCGACGCCGCAGCCGGGGTGGACCTGCCGGCGGGGGTCAGCGCACTCAATCTCAGCGACTCCATCGAACGCTGGGGTGAGGAGCGGGTGCTCGATGCCTGGCTGGCCGCCAACAACGAGGCCTTCGCCTGGCATCCGGAGCAGGGCGGCTGGGACAGGGACCGGCTGCGTCGGGGAATGGACGTTGAGTGGTTCGACCCCGCGGACGTGTGGCTGCTCTGGGACGTGCCGGCGGGCGCGGACGCTCCGGCCACGATGCCGGGCCTGGCGGGCTTCCACTGGACCAAGTGGCACGACGGCGCCACGGCCGAGGTCTATGTCGTCGGGCTCGCCGACGGCTACCGGGGTCGAGGTCTGGGCGGCCCGGCCGTGTCCATGGGGCTGCGGCACCTGCGCGAGGGCGGCGCCCGACGCGTCATCCTCTACGTCGAGGACGACAACGCCACCGCCGTGGAGCGCTACCGGGCGGACGGGTTCACCCTGGCCGAGGAGCACGTGGTTTACTCCGCCAGCTGA
- a CDS encoding LmeA family phospholipid-binding protein: MKTSRRLRDHPAVIAALAIAVVLGLLWLADSALAARAEARLSSSAERSAGLQSSPKSYIGGLPFAQVLVTGEVPLVSLDVLDVDVAGLGIVNARSEFAELEIPAARAYRGEIIGAPVSAVTRSVSLDGVALGQVLNMTDLDIKNPYDISPGGGVAAEAQLTGTPVGFDEPVSVLTKLRLDAGEFTMRVTDVLSAPEGREEEATEAFTLTRDTTSLPIGGPATAVYLAGGSITFEHARYRTVIAEEDLVPSATGNSRFTREGGGEPPRLPQP; the protein is encoded by the coding sequence GTGAAGACTTCCCGACGCCTCCGCGACCATCCGGCGGTCATCGCCGCTCTCGCCATCGCGGTCGTGCTGGGCCTGCTGTGGCTGGCGGACTCCGCCCTGGCCGCCCGCGCGGAGGCCCGCCTGTCCTCCTCCGCGGAGCGGTCCGCGGGCCTGCAGAGCTCCCCCAAATCCTATATCGGCGGCCTGCCCTTCGCCCAGGTGCTGGTGACCGGGGAGGTCCCTCTGGTCTCGCTGGATGTGCTGGACGTCGACGTGGCCGGTCTCGGCATCGTCAACGCCCGTTCCGAGTTCGCCGAACTGGAGATTCCCGCCGCCCGGGCTTACCGCGGCGAGATCATCGGGGCGCCGGTCAGCGCCGTGACCCGCAGCGTCTCGCTTGACGGCGTCGCGCTGGGGCAGGTGCTCAACATGACCGACCTGGACATCAAGAACCCCTACGACATATCCCCGGGCGGCGGGGTCGCCGCGGAGGCCCAGCTGACGGGCACCCCCGTCGGGTTCGACGAGCCCGTGTCGGTGCTGACGAAACTGCGCCTCGACGCCGGTGAATTCACCATGCGGGTGACCGACGTCCTCAGCGCGCCGGAAGGACGCGAGGAGGAGGCCACTGAGGCGTTCACCCTGACCCGGGACACCACTTCCCTGCCGATCGGCGGCCCGGCCACCGCCGTCTACCTCGCCGGCGGTTCGATCACTTTCGAGCACGCGCGCTACCGGACCGTCATCGCCGAGGAGGACCTCGTGCCGAGCGCGACCGGCAACTCCAGGTTCACCCGCGAGGGCGGGGGCGAGCCGCCTCGCCTGCCGCAGCCGTAG
- a CDS encoding FABP family protein codes for MTEQNPQDTPADAAAAASGTPNPPAAGEQHPSQDHQRIAEPETPGRTSGSDAVNLAAEQSESTAPRNIPELGLDKLPLHEDTANLRYGPSLHDALLALLPLVGVWRGHGQADTEAGQYSFEQQIIFSHDGGEYLMYESRIWRQDEEGNVVGTDRRETGFWTITAKDEITATLANSAGVIEIMYGEPRTERAWQLESASTTVTENGPEAHGPGKRLYGLLPNNNLGWVDERLVDGELKPHMSAELKRIAG; via the coding sequence ATGACTGAGCAGAACCCGCAGGACACTCCCGCCGACGCCGCAGCAGCCGCGTCGGGCACACCCAACCCCCCGGCCGCTGGGGAGCAGCACCCGAGCCAGGACCACCAGCGCATCGCTGAGCCGGAGACCCCCGGGCGCACCTCCGGTTCCGACGCCGTGAACCTGGCCGCCGAGCAGTCCGAGTCCACCGCCCCCCGCAACATCCCTGAGCTGGGCCTGGACAAGCTTCCGCTGCACGAAGACACCGCCAACCTCCGCTACGGTCCGAGCCTGCATGACGCGCTCCTCGCCCTGCTCCCCCTGGTCGGCGTCTGGCGGGGCCACGGCCAGGCGGACACCGAGGCGGGCCAGTACTCCTTCGAGCAGCAGATCATCTTCTCCCACGACGGCGGCGAGTACCTGATGTACGAGTCCCGGATCTGGCGCCAGGACGAGGAGGGCAACGTCGTCGGGACCGACCGTCGCGAGACGGGTTTCTGGACCATCACCGCCAAGGACGAGATCACCGCGACCCTGGCCAACTCCGCCGGCGTCATCGAGATCATGTACGGCGAACCGCGTACCGAGCGCGCGTGGCAGTTGGAGTCCGCCTCCACCACAGTGACCGAGAACGGCCCGGAGGCCCACGGGCCGGGCAAGCGCCTCTACGGCCTGCTGCCCAACAACAACCTCGGCTGGGTCGACGAACGTCTCGTCGACGGCGAGCTCAAACCGCACATGTCCGCCGAGCTCAAGCGCATCGCCGGCTAG
- a CDS encoding aminodeoxychorismate lyase, with protein sequence MPFGSPAPVIYILEPYGGSARTQNPNLPHIFFDDSGITRGDGVFETLLVTDGHVANLERHAERFVRSAKKLDLPTPDVEQWKAASRQAAEDWTAACRGERIDGRLGWSYTRGRAKTGIPTAWLTIQEATVMDRATRVRGLRVLSASRGYTMATGADAAPWRTEAAKTLDYAENMAALRWARANNADDVILTDPGTGRVLEAATASIIAVRRGGKLRTPKPVGGVLQGTGQLAIFEEAEKHGWNCRAKDFNVDYLQRSESVWLVSSVRRAVRVAQLNGKKLPAPANATELAEMFDRALEK encoded by the coding sequence ATGCCCTTCGGCAGTCCAGCTCCGGTCATCTACATTCTCGAACCGTACGGCGGCTCGGCGCGCACGCAGAATCCGAATCTGCCGCACATCTTCTTCGACGATTCCGGAATCACCCGCGGTGACGGCGTCTTCGAGACCCTGCTGGTGACGGACGGCCACGTGGCCAACCTGGAGCGCCACGCCGAGCGGTTCGTGCGCTCCGCGAAGAAGCTCGACCTGCCGACGCCTGACGTCGAGCAGTGGAAAGCGGCCTCCCGCCAGGCCGCCGAGGACTGGACGGCCGCCTGTCGGGGAGAACGCATCGACGGTCGGCTGGGCTGGTCCTACACCCGCGGGCGCGCCAAGACCGGCATCCCGACGGCCTGGCTGACCATCCAGGAGGCCACGGTGATGGACCGGGCCACCCGGGTGAGGGGGCTGCGGGTGCTTTCCGCCTCCCGCGGCTACACGATGGCCACCGGCGCGGACGCCGCCCCGTGGCGCACCGAAGCGGCCAAGACGCTCGACTACGCGGAAAACATGGCCGCCCTGCGCTGGGCCCGGGCCAACAACGCAGATGACGTGATTCTCACCGATCCGGGCACGGGCCGGGTGCTGGAGGCGGCCACCGCCAGCATCATCGCCGTGCGCCGGGGCGGGAAGCTGCGCACACCCAAACCCGTCGGAGGGGTGTTGCAGGGTACGGGCCAGCTCGCCATCTTCGAGGAGGCGGAGAAACACGGGTGGAACTGCCGGGCCAAGGACTTCAACGTCGACTACCTGCAGCGATCGGAGTCGGTGTGGCTGGTCAGCTCCGTGCGCCGCGCGGTGCGCGTGGCCCAGTTGAACGGGAAGAAGTTGCCGGCCCCGGCGAACGCCACCGAGCTGGCGGAGATGTTCGACAGGGCCCTCGAGAAGTAA
- a CDS encoding CAF17-like 4Fe-4S cluster assembly/insertion protein YgfZ, giving the protein MTDDTNVGTPDRPDYTSVLLGRPGAAPLDHDGVETAVDARGVAWHYGDPLGEQRAIHDGGVVVDRSHRTVIRVSGKDAAHFLNNLLSQKLDDAPDGFGGSALDLDIQGHILHHADVARVGDDFYLDFPAAQTPTFLRFLQMMIFWSEVTITEVDYGILSVLGDAPIPPGLSPLFLRPVAWASAPRRDLAVPRAELGTAVDTLVDAGFRLAGLMAFTAERVRGLEPELGADLDGKSIPHEVPGFIGRGEHVGAVHLSKGCYRGQETVARVENLGRSPRVLVMLQLDGSAPAAPLPGDRLEFNGRAVGRLGTVVHDCDYGPIALALVKRSALDVGELSVVDADGGRAPVSASVDPDSLPADEGEKAGRAAIAKLRGQQE; this is encoded by the coding sequence GTGACTGACGATACCAATGTAGGCACCCCTGACCGCCCTGATTACACATCTGTGCTGCTCGGCCGCCCCGGCGCCGCCCCGCTGGATCATGACGGCGTCGAGACCGCCGTCGACGCCCGCGGCGTGGCCTGGCATTACGGTGACCCCCTCGGCGAGCAGCGCGCCATCCACGACGGCGGCGTCGTCGTGGACCGCTCCCACCGCACCGTGATCAGGGTGTCCGGCAAGGACGCCGCGCACTTCCTCAACAACCTCCTCAGCCAGAAGCTGGACGACGCCCCCGACGGTTTCGGTGGTTCCGCCCTGGACCTCGACATCCAGGGGCACATCCTGCACCACGCGGACGTCGCCCGCGTCGGCGACGACTTCTACCTGGATTTCCCGGCCGCGCAGACGCCGACCTTCCTCAGGTTCCTCCAGATGATGATCTTCTGGTCGGAGGTGACCATCACGGAGGTCGACTACGGGATCCTCAGTGTTCTGGGCGACGCCCCCATTCCGCCGGGCCTGTCCCCGCTCTTCCTCCGCCCCGTCGCCTGGGCGTCCGCCCCCCGCCGCGACCTCGCCGTGCCGCGCGCCGAGCTGGGGACCGCCGTCGACACGCTTGTCGACGCCGGCTTCCGCCTGGCCGGCCTGATGGCCTTCACCGCCGAACGCGTTCGCGGCCTCGAACCGGAGCTGGGCGCGGATCTGGACGGCAAGTCCATCCCGCACGAGGTCCCCGGCTTCATCGGCCGCGGTGAGCACGTCGGCGCGGTCCACCTGAGCAAGGGCTGCTACCGCGGCCAGGAGACCGTGGCCCGGGTGGAGAACCTCGGCCGCAGCCCTCGCGTGCTCGTGATGCTGCAGCTCGACGGTTCCGCCCCGGCCGCCCCGCTGCCGGGCGACAGGCTGGAGTTCAACGGCCGCGCGGTGGGTCGGCTGGGCACCGTGGTCCACGACTGCGACTACGGGCCGATCGCGCTGGCGCTGGTCAAGCGATCCGCCCTCGACGTCGGAGAGTTGAGCGTCGTCGACGCCGACGGTGGCCGCGCACCGGTCTCCGCGAGCGTCGATCCGGACTCCCTGCCCGCCGACGAGGGTGAGAAGGCGGGTCGGGCGGCGATCGCAAAGCTTCGCGGCCAGCAGGAGTAA
- a CDS encoding DUF3073 domain-containing protein, which produces MGRGRAKAKQTKVARQLKYNTPEMDLDSLQRELAGKPPARDWADEDDDEYVDDQYADYVDEYEDWEDGGGGDTARR; this is translated from the coding sequence ATGGGACGCGGTCGAGCAAAGGCAAAGCAGACCAAGGTTGCACGCCAGCTGAAGTACAACACGCCCGAGATGGATCTGGACAGCCTCCAGCGCGAGCTCGCCGGCAAGCCGCCGGCACGTGACTGGGCGGACGAGGACGACGACGAGTACGTCGACGACCAGTACGCCGATTACGTGGATGAGTATGAGGACTGGGAAGACGGCGGGGGCGGCGACACCGCTCGCCGTTAA
- the purM gene encoding phosphoribosylformylglycinamidine cyclo-ligase, with translation MTDNTPAADTDAEGGASYAAAGVDIEAGDRAVDLIKSHAKRASRAEVRGGIGGFAGLFALGKYKEPLLAAGSDGVGTKLAVAQAMDKHDTIGIDLVAMCVDDLVVCGAEPLFLQDYIAIGKVVPEKVADIVSGIADGCEQAGCALLGGETAEHPGVMGEDDYDVSATAVGVVEADELLGPDKVRTGDVIIAMGSSGLHSNGYSLARHVLLERAGLPLDGHIEELGRTLGEEMLEPTRIYALDCLALINECTVRTFCHVTGGGLAGNMERIMPEGMVADMSRATWTPAPIFRMIQSLGKVDRLEMEKTFNMGVGMVAVVAAADRDRALAMLTARHIDAWELGTVRNATEDDESRAVLTGDHPSHRG, from the coding sequence ATGACTGACAACACCCCCGCAGCAGACACCGACGCCGAGGGCGGCGCCTCCTACGCGGCTGCCGGAGTCGACATTGAGGCTGGCGACCGTGCCGTCGACCTGATCAAGTCCCACGCCAAGCGCGCCTCCCGCGCGGAGGTTCGCGGCGGCATCGGCGGGTTCGCCGGCCTCTTCGCCCTGGGCAAGTACAAGGAGCCCCTGCTGGCCGCCGGCTCGGACGGCGTCGGCACGAAGCTGGCCGTCGCTCAGGCGATGGACAAGCACGACACCATCGGCATCGACCTGGTCGCCATGTGCGTCGACGACCTCGTCGTCTGTGGGGCCGAGCCGCTCTTCCTGCAGGACTACATCGCCATCGGCAAGGTCGTCCCGGAGAAGGTCGCCGACATCGTCTCCGGCATCGCCGACGGCTGCGAGCAGGCCGGCTGCGCCCTGCTGGGCGGCGAGACCGCCGAGCACCCGGGCGTGATGGGTGAGGACGACTATGACGTCTCCGCCACCGCCGTCGGCGTCGTCGAGGCCGACGAGCTGCTCGGCCCGGACAAGGTGCGCACGGGCGACGTCATCATCGCCATGGGCTCCTCCGGCCTGCACTCCAACGGCTACTCCCTGGCCCGCCACGTGCTCCTGGAGCGCGCCGGCCTGCCGCTCGACGGCCACATCGAGGAGCTCGGCCGCACCCTCGGCGAGGAGATGCTCGAGCCGACCCGCATCTACGCCCTCGACTGCCTGGCGCTGATCAACGAGTGCACCGTCCGGACCTTCTGCCACGTCACCGGCGGCGGCCTGGCCGGCAACATGGAGCGCATCATGCCGGAGGGCATGGTCGCCGACATGTCCCGCGCCACCTGGACCCCGGCCCCGATCTTCCGCATGATCCAGTCCCTGGGCAAGGTCGACCGCCTCGAGATGGAGAAGACCTTCAACATGGGCGTCGGCATGGTCGCCGTCGTCGCGGCCGCGGACCGGGACCGCGCCCTGGCCATGCTCACCGCGCGCCACATCGACGCCTGGGAGCTGGGCACCGTCCGCAACGCCACCGAGGACGACGAGTCCCGTGCCGTGCTGACCGGCGACCATCCCTCCCACCGCGGCTAG
- the purF gene encoding amidophosphoribosyltransferase, whose protein sequence is MSSRPQTPLDQYEGLDDADERKPQEECGVFGVWAPGEDVSRMAYFGLFALQHRGQEGAGIAVGDSERLLVFKDTGLVSQVFDETTLNSLQGEVAIGHTRYSTAGAQSWENVQPMFASAPNGTDIVVGHNGNLVNYAELHEEAVRRGLMKDHDDPKKEEGSSSDTAVMAALLADGCRDDISVFESAKELLPKIKGAFCLTFTDGKTLYAARDPHGVRPLVLGKLDNGWVVASETCALDIVGAAFVREIEPGELVAIDETGVYTERYAEIQRAGCVFEYVYLARPDSHIRARSVNDVRIEMGKRLAREYPAEGDLVIPVPESGVPSAVGYARESGIPFGTGLVKNAYVGRTFIQPSQTLRQLGIRLKLNPLKEVIEGKRLIVVDDSIVRGNTQRALIRMLREAGAAEVHVRIASPPVKWPCFYGIDFASPGELIANHGDTSSEAAMVESIRTAIGADSLGFVSVEQMVEATEQPDRELCTACFSGHYPLGLPAKNPNADAVRKIQLGHPEFHLASQKQSAALNEAGPAESTAATQE, encoded by the coding sequence ATGTCCAGTCGTCCGCAGACCCCACTCGACCAGTACGAGGGTCTTGACGACGCCGACGAGCGCAAGCCGCAAGAAGAATGTGGCGTCTTTGGCGTCTGGGCCCCGGGGGAAGACGTTTCCCGGATGGCCTACTTCGGGCTATTTGCACTCCAGCACCGTGGGCAGGAGGGTGCCGGCATCGCCGTGGGTGACAGCGAGCGACTGCTCGTCTTCAAGGACACCGGCCTGGTGTCCCAGGTCTTCGATGAGACGACCTTGAACTCGCTGCAGGGCGAGGTCGCCATCGGCCACACCCGGTACTCCACCGCCGGCGCGCAGAGCTGGGAGAACGTCCAGCCGATGTTCGCCTCCGCCCCGAACGGCACCGACATCGTCGTCGGCCACAACGGTAACCTCGTCAACTACGCGGAGCTCCACGAGGAGGCCGTCCGTCGCGGTCTGATGAAGGACCACGACGACCCGAAGAAGGAGGAGGGCTCCTCCTCCGACACCGCCGTCATGGCGGCCCTGCTCGCCGACGGCTGCCGCGACGACATCAGCGTCTTCGAATCGGCCAAGGAGCTGCTGCCCAAGATCAAGGGCGCCTTCTGCCTGACCTTCACCGACGGCAAGACCCTCTACGCCGCCCGTGACCCGCACGGGGTGCGCCCGCTCGTCCTGGGCAAACTCGACAACGGTTGGGTCGTCGCCAGCGAGACCTGCGCCCTCGACATCGTCGGCGCCGCCTTCGTCCGGGAGATCGAGCCGGGCGAGCTCGTCGCCATCGACGAGACCGGCGTCTACACCGAGCGCTACGCCGAGATCCAGCGGGCCGGCTGCGTCTTCGAGTACGTCTACCTCGCCCGTCCGGACTCCCACATCCGCGCCCGCAGCGTCAATGACGTGCGCATCGAGATGGGCAAGCGCCTGGCCCGCGAGTACCCGGCCGAGGGCGACCTCGTCATCCCGGTCCCGGAGTCCGGCGTCCCGTCGGCGGTGGGCTACGCCCGCGAGTCCGGCATCCCCTTCGGCACCGGCCTGGTCAAGAACGCCTACGTCGGCCGCACCTTCATCCAGCCCTCGCAGACGCTGCGCCAGCTGGGCATCCGGCTCAAGCTCAACCCGCTCAAGGAGGTCATCGAGGGCAAGCGCCTCATCGTCGTCGACGACTCCATCGTCCGCGGCAACACCCAGCGCGCGCTGATCCGCATGCTGCGCGAGGCCGGGGCCGCCGAGGTGCACGTCCGCATCGCCTCCCCGCCGGTGAAGTGGCCGTGCTTCTACGGCATCGACTTCGCCTCCCCGGGCGAGCTGATCGCCAACCACGGCGACACCTCCTCCGAGGCGGCGATGGTGGAGTCCATCCGCACCGCCATCGGCGCCGACTCCCTCGGATTCGTCTCCGTCGAGCAGATGGTCGAGGCCACCGAGCAGCCCGACCGGGAGCTGTGCACCGCGTGCTTCTCCGGCCACTACCCGCTGGGCCTGCCGGCGAAGAACCCCAACGCCGACGCCGTCCGTAAGATTCAGCTCGGACATCCCGAGTTCCACCTCGCGTCCCAGAAGCAGAGCGCAGCCCTGAACGAAGCCGGGCCCGCCGAATCGACCGCAGCAACCCAGGAGTAA
- a CDS encoding sterol carrier family protein produces MAPTKKVPPEEMMDAVASVAEWLAGGPGVATPARAELARAVRTTARTLAQDAPGHSVEVRVPPFVAVQCIAGPDHTRGTPPNVVETDPRTWLELATGRLDFGEAVAEGRVDASGARAQEIRGYLPVMKK; encoded by the coding sequence ATGGCACCCACGAAAAAAGTTCCCCCCGAGGAAATGATGGACGCCGTGGCGTCGGTCGCGGAGTGGCTGGCGGGCGGGCCGGGCGTCGCCACGCCGGCGCGGGCCGAGCTGGCCCGGGCGGTGCGCACCACCGCGCGCACTCTGGCCCAGGACGCGCCGGGCCACTCCGTCGAGGTCAGGGTTCCGCCCTTTGTGGCGGTGCAGTGCATCGCCGGCCCCGACCACACGCGCGGCACCCCGCCGAACGTGGTGGAGACCGATCCGCGGACCTGGCTGGAGCTGGCGACCGGGAGACTCGACTTCGGGGAGGCGGTGGCTGAGGGGCGGGTCGACGCCTCCGGGGCGCGGGCGCAGGAAATCCGGGGGTACCTGCCGGTGATGAAGAAATGA